The Vibrio nitrifigilis genome window below encodes:
- a CDS encoding DUF3080 domain-containing protein — protein sequence MRVRLLIISSISLLFLSACQWQRPHIEQQFSTYLARIANIQDVAPMPEPSIQTQSLPDKRALNHQIPAVTLGILDSYQLRHCQLFHLIAERNSILGKVQDQFRNLDYQMALLHGLHHCMNSPEIDPKLKHQLTQVTKTKEQQLPWQWHNFLYTSDVMRHQLSSHRWYLRDRNYGDIQSALTALLKVNQWVMTRPHSTPLPQPITPYQETLDKSPLLGDLMFSMTNLTHWLNTVTQQLKHHDSAIWCGSNRDQRRFHQLQNVFYKYYVGDIQPYLASVDGAYQQIQLIAPLFASSSLSAVAPFPLKKVHQEFRQATLHHIAYWQHLFERCGVKVGK from the coding sequence ATGAGAGTTAGATTGTTGATTATTTCATCCATCTCTCTTCTTTTTCTGAGTGCTTGCCAATGGCAACGCCCGCACATAGAGCAACAGTTTTCAACCTATCTTGCACGCATCGCTAATATCCAAGATGTAGCTCCTATGCCCGAACCAAGCATTCAAACACAATCATTGCCTGACAAACGCGCCCTAAATCATCAGATTCCAGCAGTGACCTTGGGCATTCTCGACAGTTACCAGCTTCGTCATTGTCAGCTATTTCATTTAATTGCCGAGCGCAATTCTATTTTAGGTAAAGTTCAGGACCAATTTCGTAACCTTGACTACCAAATGGCGTTACTGCATGGTCTTCATCATTGCATGAACTCACCCGAAATAGATCCCAAACTGAAACATCAGCTCACTCAAGTGACAAAAACAAAAGAACAGCAGTTACCTTGGCAATGGCATAATTTTTTATACACCAGTGATGTTATGCGACACCAGCTCTCTAGCCATCGTTGGTATCTTCGTGATCGTAATTATGGTGATATTCAATCGGCATTAACTGCACTACTCAAAGTAAACCAATGGGTGATGACGCGGCCTCATTCAACGCCGTTGCCCCAACCTATCACGCCTTATCAAGAAACTTTAGATAAATCGCCTTTGCTTGGCGATCTCATGTTTTCGATGACCAACCTAACCCATTGGCTTAACACCGTAACACAGCAACTTAAGCATCATGATTCCGCGATTTGGTGCGGCTCAAATCGCGACCAGCGACGCTTTCACCAATTACAAAATGTTTTTTACAAATATTACGTCGGTGACATTCAGCCCTATCTCGCTTCTGTCGATGGCGCTTATCAACAAATCCAGTTGATTGCGCCGTTATTCGCCTCATCTTCACTAAGCGCAGTCGCTCCTTTTCCGTTAAAGAAAGTCCATCAAGAATTTCGGCAGGCGACATTACATCACATTGCGTATTGGCAACATCTATTTGAACGCTGTGGCGTTAAAGTTGGAAAATAA
- a CDS encoding C40 family peptidase yields the protein MTQSLFTCCIISVLFITGCSSSPNLTQQIRADKNALHTPAEQRELPLFSVYENWQGVPYRWGGTTQSGVDCSAFVQIAYREAWDFQLPRTTTKQSHVGIAIKEQQAKYGDLVFFKISRKSEHVGIYLGNQRFMHASSSKGVIISRLDNPYWANTFWQFRRIRPN from the coding sequence ATGACCCAATCGCTGTTTACTTGCTGCATCATAAGTGTGCTTTTCATTACCGGATGTTCTTCGTCTCCCAACCTGACTCAGCAGATACGAGCGGATAAAAATGCCCTGCATACGCCAGCTGAGCAGCGAGAGTTACCTCTATTTTCTGTCTATGAAAACTGGCAAGGCGTTCCTTATCGTTGGGGAGGAACTACACAAAGTGGAGTCGATTGTTCCGCATTTGTACAAATTGCTTATCGCGAAGCGTGGGATTTTCAGCTACCGAGAACAACAACAAAACAAAGCCATGTAGGAATAGCAATAAAAGAACAGCAGGCGAAATACGGAGATTTGGTGTTTTTTAAGATAAGTCGAAAATCAGAACATGTGGGGATTTATTTGGGTAACCAGCGCTTTATGCATGCTTCATCATCAAAAGGCGTTATCATATCACGCCTGGATAACCCGTATTGGGCTAATACGTTCTGGCAATTTCGTCGTATCCGCCCTAACTAA
- a CDS encoding DUF3802 family protein — translation MVVETDGYLALIEHLSFNLDVFTDKGDIGEESVEDVVTDMVASNIMAIFEQNPELHSSVRFKLLKEADDVVEDLSEVLAGVWKKPATNSQIVFLDEYIALVKNLFDTAVATYD, via the coding sequence GTGGTTGTAGAAACCGACGGTTACTTAGCACTCATAGAGCACCTTTCGTTCAACCTTGATGTTTTCACCGATAAAGGTGATATCGGCGAAGAGAGCGTAGAAGATGTTGTCACTGACATGGTGGCAAGTAATATTATGGCCATCTTTGAACAGAACCCTGAACTACACTCAAGCGTTCGCTTCAAATTGCTAAAAGAAGCAGATGACGTGGTTGAAGATTTGAGTGAGGTTCTCGCTGGCGTTTGGAAAAAACCAGCAACTAATAGTCAAATCGTGTTTTTGGATGAATACATTGCCTTAGTCAAAAACCTTTTTGATACTGCTGTTGCAACGTACGACTAA
- a CDS encoding zinc ribbon domain-containing protein YjdM: protein MSFPPCPNCQSEYVYQDQAHLICPECAHEWNPDEIAQDNALNVKDANGTLLAEGDKVTLVKDLKVKGSSLVLKIGTKAIIRRIVEGKDHQLDCKVDKAGEMMVTAAFVKKA from the coding sequence ATGTCGTTTCCTCCTTGTCCAAATTGTCAGTCTGAGTATGTCTATCAAGATCAAGCGCATTTGATTTGTCCTGAGTGTGCTCATGAATGGAATCCTGACGAAATCGCGCAAGATAATGCCCTTAACGTTAAAGATGCAAATGGTACTTTGCTTGCTGAAGGTGACAAGGTCACTTTAGTTAAGGATTTGAAAGTAAAAGGTAGCTCTCTTGTTTTAAAAATCGGGACGAAAGCGATCATTCGTCGGATTGTTGAAGGCAAAGATCATCAGCTTGATTGTAAAGTTGATAAAGCGGGCGAGATGATGGTGACGGCAGCCTTCGTCAAGAAAGCGTAA
- a CDS encoding DUF6429 family protein has product MDYDIDKAAEFALALMYLTFHDQSEFDTSCRAWKGIDFEVMDYLYQQGLIDDPVNKNKSVVVTPEGVSKAEALFETLLMNSTQKNQ; this is encoded by the coding sequence ATGGATTATGATATTGATAAAGCTGCGGAATTTGCCTTGGCATTGATGTACCTTACCTTTCACGACCAATCAGAGTTTGATACATCATGCCGGGCCTGGAAAGGCATCGATTTTGAAGTGATGGATTATCTTTACCAACAAGGATTGATTGATGATCCGGTGAACAAAAATAAATCCGTTGTGGTAACGCCAGAAGGCGTCAGCAAAGCTGAAGCGCTGTTTGAAACACTCTTAATGAATAGTACTCAAAAGAATCAATAG
- a CDS encoding chloramphenicol phosphotransferase CPT family protein, translating to MDVVILNGASSSGKSSIAKALQAILPDYYLHMGIDTFIAMMPEKSNALSRADEPSDGFYWQTQQHAAGTVKRICSGTYGKQVNRAYHSTVKHLANSGLKVIVDDVMNGEQEQQAWLSALVEVKHIFVGVMCDEHTLAQRERSRPDRINGSAIEQACRVHQGVTYDITVSTSKHTANECAQLIRDFIFSSRP from the coding sequence ATGGATGTGGTTATTTTAAATGGCGCGAGTAGCTCTGGTAAAAGTTCGATAGCAAAAGCGCTACAAGCCATATTGCCGGATTACTATTTGCATATGGGCATTGATACGTTTATTGCGATGATGCCGGAGAAAAGTAATGCGCTTAGCCGTGCTGATGAGCCGAGTGATGGGTTTTATTGGCAAACTCAGCAACACGCAGCGGGAACAGTTAAACGAATCTGCAGCGGTACTTATGGGAAACAGGTCAATCGTGCTTATCATTCTACCGTGAAACACTTAGCTAACTCGGGCCTGAAAGTGATTGTGGACGATGTCATGAATGGTGAACAAGAACAGCAGGCGTGGTTATCTGCATTAGTAGAGGTAAAGCACATATTTGTCGGTGTCATGTGTGATGAGCATACTTTGGCTCAGAGAGAACGGTCACGTCCTGATCGAATTAATGGCTCTGCAATAGAGCAAGCTTGTCGTGTTCATCAAGGCGTCACCTACGATATTACTGTGTCTACTAGTAAGCACACAGCAAATGAGTGTGCCCAACTGATCCGAGATTTTATCTTTAGCTCTCGTCCCTGA
- a CDS encoding fructosamine kinase family protein, which translates to MWPAIAQQLSDTLMFEYNIQEKRRISGGDISQSYMISDGRERYFVKTNEREFLPHYLAEEASLKLLKETRTVFVPEVVLTGQSKQHSFIILNYLPTHSLEDTHYSREFGIQLAHLHKWGEQKQFGFDEDNYIGTTIQPNAWTNKWSVFFAEQRIGWMLQLLKEKGLELVDIPTFVSLVQEKLSHHDPRPSLLHGDLWSGNAGQCDFGPVCYDPASYWGDRECDLAMTELFGGFHTTFYEGYESVWPLDNGYYQRKDIYNLYHLLNHYHLFGGQYLTEVETLIKKIQQS; encoded by the coding sequence ATGTGGCCAGCAATAGCTCAACAACTCTCAGATACCTTGATGTTTGAATACAATATTCAAGAGAAACGCCGCATCTCTGGTGGTGATATTAGCCAGTCCTACATGATAAGTGATGGTCGTGAGCGGTACTTCGTTAAAACGAATGAACGAGAATTTCTCCCTCATTACTTGGCAGAAGAAGCGTCCCTGAAACTACTTAAAGAAACTCGCACTGTCTTTGTGCCCGAAGTCGTATTAACCGGTCAATCCAAGCAGCACTCGTTTATCATTCTTAATTACCTCCCAACTCATTCGCTAGAAGATACTCATTACAGTCGTGAATTTGGTATCCAATTGGCACATCTGCACAAATGGGGAGAGCAAAAACAATTTGGATTTGATGAAGATAACTACATTGGAACCACTATCCAACCCAATGCTTGGACCAATAAATGGTCAGTGTTTTTTGCCGAACAGCGCATCGGTTGGATGCTGCAATTGCTGAAAGAAAAAGGCTTAGAGCTGGTGGACATTCCGACTTTTGTCAGCTTAGTACAAGAGAAACTGTCTCATCACGACCCAAGGCCTTCATTACTCCACGGTGATCTATGGAGTGGTAATGCAGGACAGTGTGACTTTGGGCCTGTCTGCTACGATCCCGCTTCATACTGGGGTGATCGTGAATGCGATCTAGCGATGACAGAACTGTTTGGTGGATTTCACACAACGTTTTATGAAGGTTACGAAAGTGTTTGGCCGCTCGACAATGGCTACTACCAACGCAAAGATATTTATAACCTTTACCACCTGCTCAATCATTACCATCTTTTTGGTGGACAATATTTAACGGAAGTAGAAACGCTGATCAAAAAAATTCAGCAATCATAA
- a CDS encoding riboflavin synthase subunit alpha: MFTGIVKGKATVVAIDKKEQFQTHTLELAPPLNENIEIGASVAHNGCCLTVTEINGALVSFDLMQATLALTNLGSVKVGDQVNIERAAKYGDEIGGHTMSGHITTTANIVEVIMTPNNKTLWFELPTDLMKYVLPKGFIGLDGCSLTIGEVDGNRFNVHLIPETLDRTLFGERLVGDAVNVELDPQTQAIVDTVERVMENRAH; this comes from the coding sequence ATGTTTACTGGTATTGTAAAAGGGAAAGCAACAGTGGTTGCTATCGACAAAAAAGAACAATTTCAAACCCACACACTAGAGTTAGCTCCGCCACTTAATGAGAACATTGAAATTGGTGCGTCAGTTGCTCATAACGGTTGCTGTTTGACGGTAACGGAAATCAATGGAGCCCTGGTTTCGTTCGATCTTATGCAAGCAACGTTAGCGTTAACCAATCTTGGTTCAGTCAAGGTGGGTGACCAAGTAAATATAGAACGTGCGGCGAAATACGGCGATGAAATTGGTGGTCATACAATGTCTGGGCATATTACGACGACGGCCAATATCGTTGAAGTCATCATGACACCGAACAATAAAACCTTATGGTTTGAATTACCAACAGACTTGATGAAATATGTTTTACCGAAAGGGTTCATTGGCTTAGATGGTTGTTCGTTAACCATTGGGGAAGTAGACGGAAATCGTTTTAATGTACATTTGATTCCTGAAACGCTCGACAGAACACTGTTTGGTGAACGTCTAGTCGGTGATGCGGTTAATGTAGAATTGGACCCGCAAACTCAAGCGATTGTCGATACCGTGGAACGTGTGATGGAAAATAGAGCTCACTAA
- a CDS encoding putative quinol monooxygenase, with amino-acid sequence MQSIILQGYIVVPGAELAAVQAELPTHIALTRAEAGCIEFHVTPHPEQACRFDVYEVFVDQAAFMAHQHRVKQSHWGQVTKNVARHYSVTGLQEA; translated from the coding sequence TTGCAGAGTATTATTTTACAAGGATATATCGTTGTTCCAGGAGCAGAATTGGCTGCCGTACAAGCTGAACTGCCGACACATATTGCGTTAACACGCGCAGAAGCCGGCTGTATCGAGTTTCACGTTACGCCCCATCCTGAACAAGCGTGCAGGTTTGATGTGTATGAAGTTTTTGTCGATCAAGCCGCTTTTATGGCTCATCAACACCGGGTTAAGCAATCTCATTGGGGACAAGTGACGAAAAATGTCGCTAGACATTACAGTGTCACAGGCTTGCAGGAGGCATAG
- a CDS encoding CPXCG motif-containing cysteine-rich protein: MRGIIGKTIQCPHCGHHIPVNLDTSLGSEEFYDDCPACCNPIHFNLRVDERENTIELDVDADDEQYF, from the coding sequence ATGAGAGGTATTATTGGTAAAACCATTCAATGTCCACACTGTGGGCATCATATCCCCGTTAATCTGGATACATCACTTGGCAGTGAAGAATTTTATGACGACTGCCCTGCTTGCTGTAATCCAATTCATTTTAATTTGCGAGTCGATGAAAGAGAAAACACCATCGAACTTGATGTTGATGCTGATGATGAACAATATTTCTAA
- a CDS encoding DJ-1/PfpI family protein: MDIAILTFDGFNELDSLIAASVLGRMSPFDWNIQITCPSESVTSMNGIVVTAQQPLEFANTADVVLVGSGTKTREIVNDRNIMNRLSLNTETQLIGAQCSGALLLAKLGLLADIPVCTDVTTKPWVIESGVTVLDQAFYAAGNMATAGGCLSSLYLSAWVIAKLFSIEQAQAIIDYVAPVGEKPQTVARCMSAITPYL, from the coding sequence ATGGATATCGCGATTCTGACATTTGATGGATTCAATGAATTGGACTCGTTGATTGCAGCGAGCGTATTGGGGCGAATGAGCCCGTTTGACTGGAATATACAAATTACCTGTCCGAGTGAATCGGTGACATCGATGAACGGTATTGTAGTCACTGCGCAGCAACCACTCGAGTTCGCGAACACAGCCGATGTGGTTTTAGTAGGTAGTGGAACTAAAACTCGGGAGATTGTAAACGATCGCAATATTATGAATCGCCTATCTCTTAATACAGAAACACAACTTATTGGTGCCCAATGTTCAGGGGCGTTGCTGCTCGCTAAGCTTGGTTTGTTGGCGGATATCCCTGTTTGTACTGATGTAACGACTAAACCGTGGGTAATCGAATCGGGTGTCACTGTGTTAGATCAGGCTTTCTATGCTGCTGGTAATATGGCGACGGCTGGTGGGTGTTTGTCGTCACTTTACTTATCTGCTTGGGTTATTGCTAAATTATTTAGCATCGAACAGGCACAAGCGATTATCGATTACGTTGCTCCTGTCGGAGAAAAGCCCCAAACCGTTGCGCGATGTATGTCGGCAATTACCCCATACCTTTAA
- a CDS encoding Fic family protein, whose protein sequence is MWIWQREQWPNFTWDKHQIEPRLRQVRLNQGILVGKVSAQSQDEKQTMLDTLLANIVHSSAIEGEKLNAFSVRSSLANKLGLSEERPFPTTEQTDGLADIMLDAVENLDEPLTLNRLLQWHEKLFPEGYTLFNPVIGGQLRGHAPMQVVSGRIDRPNVHFEAPDRARLDQELERFIHWFNESKQDYSLDPLVRAALTHLWFVTLHPLDDGNGRITRLLTDLALAQAEHQSVRFYAMSVGILANRKSYYQILEHTQKGDVDITEWLLWFLDTLEHTFASVLADIDQTVYKTNFWRHIDQTKLNSEQVKVLNRMLDGDFAQGINTSQYQKVAKVSRATATRHLTALVEHDCLIRSDSGGRSTRYLLP, encoded by the coding sequence ATGTGGATATGGCAACGTGAACAATGGCCCAATTTTACCTGGGATAAACACCAAATCGAGCCGCGTTTGCGTCAAGTAAGATTAAACCAAGGTATCTTGGTCGGCAAAGTCAGTGCTCAATCTCAAGACGAAAAGCAAACCATGCTCGACACCCTACTGGCCAATATCGTCCACTCTAGCGCCATTGAGGGAGAAAAGCTTAATGCCTTTTCCGTACGCTCATCGCTGGCGAATAAATTGGGGTTAAGTGAGGAACGTCCATTTCCAACTACCGAACAAACTGATGGCTTAGCCGATATTATGCTTGATGCGGTAGAAAACCTCGATGAACCTCTTACTCTCAATCGCTTATTGCAATGGCATGAGAAGCTATTTCCCGAGGGATATACCCTATTTAACCCCGTGATAGGTGGTCAATTACGCGGTCATGCGCCCATGCAAGTCGTCTCAGGAAGAATAGACCGACCAAATGTGCATTTTGAAGCGCCCGATCGTGCGCGGTTAGACCAAGAACTTGAGCGTTTTATCCACTGGTTTAATGAATCTAAACAGGATTACTCGCTTGATCCACTAGTGCGGGCTGCACTCACTCATCTTTGGTTTGTTACGTTACACCCACTCGATGATGGCAACGGACGTATCACCCGTTTATTAACCGACTTGGCATTGGCACAAGCCGAGCATCAGTCTGTGCGCTTCTATGCGATGTCTGTAGGCATATTGGCTAATCGCAAAAGTTATTATCAGATATTAGAGCATACACAAAAAGGCGATGTGGATATTACTGAATGGCTACTTTGGTTTTTGGATACGCTCGAACATACGTTTGCCAGCGTATTGGCAGACATCGATCAAACCGTTTATAAAACCAATTTTTGGCGCCATATCGACCAAACTAAGCTCAATAGTGAGCAAGTTAAGGTGTTGAATCGTATGCTTGATGGCGACTTTGCCCAAGGTATCAATACCAGTCAATATCAAAAAGTGGCGAAGGTCAGCAGAGCGACGGCGACTCGCCACCTGACCGCCTTGGTAGAACATGACTGTTTAATCCGCTCAGATTCAGGTGGGCGTAGCACCCGATATTTACTGCCATAA
- a CDS encoding cupin domain-containing protein produces MEITRSKEFTANRAWGAKDIASMNGITTRLHWTDQPYKWHINDGEEVFVVLDGIVKMLFKQEGQEHSTLLHVGDIFYASVGTEHVAYPQGEARILVIEKEGSV; encoded by the coding sequence TTGGAGATTACGCGCAGCAAAGAGTTTACTGCCAACCGAGCATGGGGGGCGAAAGACATTGCATCCATGAATGGAATAACGACGCGGTTGCATTGGACAGACCAACCTTACAAATGGCACATCAATGATGGTGAAGAAGTGTTCGTTGTATTAGATGGGATAGTGAAGATGTTGTTTAAGCAAGAAGGACAAGAGCACTCAACCTTATTGCACGTCGGAGATATTTTCTACGCGTCAGTAGGCACAGAACATGTTGCTTACCCTCAGGGAGAAGCGCGTATCTTGGTCATAGAGAAAGAAGGCAGTGTATGA
- a CDS encoding DUF3024 domain-containing protein — protein MHSNNEQFCRIEVVMAFSEFEQKRYEKMMSQYIESRRPEPKIRNKVDLSFRVYDYSVEVFEVRPHWKDASVIQTHSIAKATFVNTQQHWKIFWMRSDLKWHTYKPDPTVDRLESFIEVLETDEMGCFWG, from the coding sequence ATGCATTCTAATAATGAGCAATTCTGTCGTATAGAGGTAGTGATGGCATTTTCTGAATTTGAACAAAAACGCTACGAAAAAATGATGAGTCAGTATATTGAATCTCGTCGGCCTGAACCTAAAATTCGCAATAAGGTTGATTTAAGTTTTCGAGTTTACGACTACAGTGTTGAAGTCTTTGAAGTTCGTCCCCATTGGAAAGATGCAAGCGTGATCCAAACCCATTCGATTGCCAAAGCCACATTTGTCAACACTCAACAACATTGGAAGATTTTTTGGATGCGCTCTGATCTAAAATGGCATACTTATAAGCCTGACCCAACCGTCGATCGCTTGGAAAGCTTTATTGAAGTGCTTGAAACCGATGAAATGGGGTGTTTTTGGGGATAG
- a CDS encoding antibiotic biosynthesis monooxygenase family protein: protein MSLIAQTPQPPYYAVIFTSLRSELTQGYQAMAERMLVLAQQEPGFLGVESAREDVGITVSYWQDLDSIQRWKTNIEHLEAQKLGREKWYTSFKTRIAKIERDYEFIASDNQVG from the coding sequence GTGTCTTTAATCGCTCAAACACCACAACCCCCTTATTATGCTGTTATTTTTACCTCACTCCGTAGTGAATTAACGCAGGGGTATCAAGCTATGGCCGAAAGAATGTTGGTATTAGCTCAGCAAGAACCTGGTTTTTTAGGCGTGGAATCTGCACGAGAAGACGTCGGTATTACAGTGTCGTATTGGCAAGATCTTGATTCGATACAACGTTGGAAAACCAATATTGAACATCTTGAAGCACAAAAACTTGGCCGTGAGAAATGGTATACCAGTTTTAAAACGCGCATTGCTAAAATTGAACGTGATTATGAATTTATCGCGTCTGACAATCAGGTTGGTTAG
- a CDS encoding MATE family efflux transporter, with protein sequence MQRYKKEASNLIKLAAPVLVASIAQSGMGFVDTIMAGGVSATDMAAVSVASSLWFPIILFGVGLLMSLVPVVAQLNGASRQKKIPFEIQQGISMALFLSIPIIVLILNTGFIIKAMGVEAHMAVKTMGYLHAIIFAAPAFLLFQALRSYTDGMALTKPAMVIGFIGLLFNVPLNWIFVYGKFGVPALGGVGCGVATAIVYWLMFILLLFYVVTSKRLKHIELFSTFYRPQLKEQWNLFKLGFPVAAALFFEVTLFALVALLVSPLGSLVVAAHQVAINFSSLIFMLPMSIGAAVSIRVGNKLGEENLHGATVASNVALMIAVSTAVITATLTFLLRQYIAELYTDNPAVITLAMQLLLFACIYQCTDAIQVTAAGVLRGYKDMSAIFVRTFIAYWVFGLPTGYILGLTNWVVPAMGAQGFWIGFIIGLSSAAVMLGHRLYWVQHRGGAQSLGYTDRHDAEMNMPFERS encoded by the coding sequence GTGCAACGTTATAAAAAAGAAGCCTCTAACTTAATTAAGCTAGCGGCACCCGTTTTGGTCGCTTCTATTGCTCAATCTGGAATGGGATTTGTCGATACAATCATGGCAGGCGGTGTGAGTGCCACCGATATGGCTGCGGTTTCTGTTGCATCAAGTTTATGGTTTCCCATCATTTTATTTGGTGTTGGCTTATTGATGTCACTGGTACCTGTTGTGGCACAACTCAATGGAGCATCAAGACAAAAGAAAATCCCATTCGAAATCCAACAAGGTATTTCGATGGCGCTGTTTTTGTCCATCCCCATCATCGTTTTGATTTTGAATACTGGATTTATCATCAAAGCCATGGGAGTTGAAGCTCATATGGCTGTCAAAACCATGGGCTATTTACACGCTATTATCTTTGCCGCACCTGCATTCTTGTTATTTCAAGCATTACGCAGCTATACCGATGGAATGGCATTAACAAAACCAGCGATGGTCATTGGGTTTATTGGGCTGCTATTTAACGTCCCTCTTAACTGGATATTTGTGTACGGCAAATTCGGCGTACCCGCTTTAGGTGGGGTTGGTTGTGGTGTCGCGACTGCAATTGTTTACTGGCTAATGTTTATATTGTTGCTCTTTTATGTCGTGACATCGAAACGGTTGAAACATATCGAACTGTTTTCTACGTTTTATCGCCCGCAGCTCAAAGAACAGTGGAATCTCTTCAAACTTGGTTTTCCCGTTGCCGCCGCGTTATTTTTTGAGGTGACCTTATTTGCTCTTGTCGCTTTATTGGTATCACCATTAGGCTCATTGGTAGTTGCCGCACACCAAGTGGCGATAAACTTCTCGTCCTTAATTTTCATGTTGCCAATGAGTATCGGTGCGGCTGTCTCCATCCGAGTTGGGAATAAGCTCGGTGAAGAAAACTTGCATGGCGCCACAGTCGCGAGCAACGTGGCTTTGATGATTGCAGTATCAACAGCAGTGATCACCGCTACGTTAACCTTTTTACTACGCCAATATATTGCAGAACTGTACACCGATAACCCAGCAGTGATTACGCTGGCAATGCAATTATTACTGTTTGCCTGCATCTATCAATGTACCGATGCCATTCAAGTGACTGCAGCTGGTGTTTTGCGTGGGTATAAAGATATGAGCGCCATTTTTGTCCGCACTTTTATTGCGTACTGGGTATTTGGCCTTCCGACGGGTTACATTTTGGGGCTCACAAATTGGGTTGTTCCCGCCATGGGCGCACAAGGTTTCTGGATTGGGTTTATCATTGGCTTAAGTTCAGCGGCAGTGATGCTCGGACATCGTTTATATTGGGTACAACATCGTGGTGGTGCACAATCGTTGGGTTATACGGATCGGCATGACGCAGAAATGAATATGCCGTTTGAGCGATCATAA
- a CDS encoding GNAT family N-acetyltransferase has product MNIQIGNDAYLIAQAQQIRHSVFVIEQGIPQALDDDGFDSDALHALVTSHGEAIATARLVIDEYQQAVLARVAVVKAYRGLGIAAKVVQALLTHADKLGVTHTEVHAHEYLQHYYQQFGFRYVAPVEIVGDHQLIEMVRPHATMDAE; this is encoded by the coding sequence ATGAACATACAAATCGGCAATGATGCTTATCTCATCGCTCAAGCACAGCAGATTAGGCATTCGGTATTTGTTATTGAGCAGGGGATCCCACAAGCATTAGATGATGATGGTTTCGATAGTGATGCGCTGCATGCATTAGTGACATCCCATGGCGAAGCGATTGCTACAGCAAGGCTAGTGATTGATGAGTATCAACAGGCTGTATTGGCGCGGGTGGCGGTAGTGAAAGCGTATCGCGGTTTAGGTATAGCTGCCAAAGTGGTGCAAGCACTGCTGACTCATGCGGATAAATTAGGCGTTACTCACACAGAAGTTCACGCGCATGAATATCTACAACATTATTACCAACAATTTGGCTTCCGCTATGTCGCTCCTGTAGAAATAGTCGGGGATCATCAGTTGATCGAAATGGTGCGTCCGCACGCTACGATGGATGCAGAATGA
- a CDS encoding GNAT family N-acetyltransferase has product MTTLKFAAINLKRDFLFCLAARRDSYFCSFHTDEGYEASLAGYRERIEQCLLDPRWYYLHVWLGHTLIGQLEFRTFYDEPEVGYVQLFYLLPEHRGQGLASQLHALIEETLRDAGCTQVQLSVSRTNPTALRFYHRHGWRFYQPNPKHQETDFYRLQLV; this is encoded by the coding sequence ATGACGACACTTAAATTTGCTGCTATCAATCTAAAGCGAGACTTTCTCTTTTGTTTGGCTGCTCGGCGCGATTCCTATTTTTGCAGCTTTCATACGGACGAAGGCTATGAAGCATCCTTAGCGGGTTATCGCGAACGTATTGAGCAATGTTTATTGGATCCTCGTTGGTACTATTTGCATGTTTGGTTGGGTCACACCCTGATTGGGCAGTTGGAGTTTCGCACGTTTTACGATGAACCAGAGGTAGGCTACGTTCAATTGTTCTATTTATTACCTGAGCATCGAGGGCAAGGGTTAGCCAGTCAGTTACATGCATTGATTGAGGAAACACTGCGCGATGCAGGATGCACTCAAGTACAATTATCAGTCAGTCGCACTAATCCTACTGCTCTGCGGTTTTATCATCGTCACGGATGGCGTTTTTACCAGCCTAATCCAAAACATCAAGAGACGGATTTCTATCGACTTCAGTTAGTATGA